The Xiphophorus maculatus strain JP 163 A chromosome 5, X_maculatus-5.0-male, whole genome shotgun sequence nucleotide sequence GTAGCTGTGGCTGCCTTTTCAGGACCATTGTTCTGCTGGAGGATGACACCATGTCAAGTGTTGTGTTGCTCCTAAATAAAACTGTCGGAGGAAAGGGGGTTGAATTCTGAATTCatcacagttttatttgtaaataaatatgaaactcATATATGCAGCTGCATAGTGACAGCTGGTAGACCTGTTTCCTTTATAGGAgaagtattatgtatttttcattttatagcacaatcaggtaactatgttaacttcagttgttgtaagagtgctatatatatatatatatatatatatatatatatatatatatatatatatatatataatatgacttaaaagaaatttcactttgtagtttaatgccttgaaatttcTCTGGGTTCTCTCtctgtccaaaaacatgactgttagctAAACTGCTCACTGTAAGGATCTGTAAATGTCTCACTTTCTTATCAGACATAATATgttaagaacatttttcttgCAGCAGGGTGGATAAAAACTTAAAAggcacaaacacagacactaTCAAACAACACCCGTtcacaaaacagtaaaaaaaaaaaaaaaaaaaaaaaaagtttgtgaaaTATCAATATAAATACCAATATAAACAAACAGCCTAAATATCAAACATCACgcccaaaaacatttaaaatgtatcttgTCTTTGTGCAGTAGTGGTCTGACTAATACTACTTAGTACTGAGCACTAAGCTGCTACTATTACTATTTTGGTGATGGAGTGGCgacccaatgactgctggagacagGCATCAGCCCTCTGTTGACTCTACATGGACAGGTGGAAACAGATGATGAAAGGATGCATCCTTTCAAGTTTACTTCATAATTAAGCATTACTACATGTTAGGATTTTTCACATTAGATCCAGACAAAATTTATTGAAGTTTTTAACTAAATGTTGAAGAAGTCAAACAGTATATCTGCTTTTGCAAACAGAGTATAATATatgtaaatgatttattttgcaaGCAGTTGCTGTGTCTTAAATTAGTGATGTTATGAGAAGAGCAACATTGCAGGACTGTCTAACAGTCAAAACAATAAGTGGAAACACCTGACCAGGTTCACTGTTGGTGTTTTCACAAGGATGGATGCAATTACTCACTGTAACCCTTCAGCCTAATGCAAACCCACAATGTGGCTCCTGTCAAACTCTGTCAGGTGCTCATAATGCAGTGCAATGCATCTACAAGGCATCTTTTTTTGTCTAGTGACCTTCACTCACTGTCTTGGCTGAGCCTCAGACTCCAGCAACTATCTGTTACACCAGTGATCCACTCATGTTGCCAGCACTTATGCCCCCTGGTGACCAATCCAGACATGCCAGCTCCTTGAAATTGATGGCACCTATTACAGTTCTGCACATGTACAAAGTTATATCCCAGAAAGACTTGGTaagtatagattttttttgttttttgctttattttttccagccatcttgtttttaactaacatttaaatgcaaatattttcctAACATTTGACTTTTCTGCTAGTTAGACAAACTAGAACATTAAAACAACCATGGCAGTCATTTTGACCGCTATGCAATTTGCATGTTTAATTACTTTATCAGGTGTAAAGACAATGATTTTCCTAAAACTGTGTAAAttctaataaagaaaaacagatttagtttgcaaaagataagttaaatacaatattttttttacccatgtAGGACACAGGAAATGTTGCTAGTCTATTCCAATTTTCGTAGGCAAGATGAAAACAGAAGGCCTGCAGGCGGGAAAGTTGACAGCTGTCTGTCAAAAATTATCTCTACTCTCCCTCATAGTTTAAAAACACATCTttcatcttaaaaatatataaatgaagacagaaattgagatattaaagtatttttgtatttttgttagatttcttataattgacaaaaaaaattgtcaattACAAGTCACTTATATATACAAGCGACATCATCATCACTGTTTGATGATGATGTTTGGTAAAAATCTTAATGaataattaaagtttgtttattaaactaaaacaattaatattggtgtcattttctttttttggaaaaacattggTTAGCTATAGCTAAATTAAACATCATTATACACttataatattaattaattgaGGTTTAAAATAGCTGTTCTGGTAGTTACAGTAGAGTGACCATCCTAGAGTTACATGGAAATTCTTGTTAAAGCCATTAAAATATTGCAGAGTCACAATTCAGAAGAGTGACAACATACCAGAACTGCTGTTTCCTTTCAGTAATTGCACAACAAAAGCTGTTTCTCCTGCTGTAATGAGTCAGACAGTCAGAAACACCATGATGAGTCACAGTGTCTCGCAGTCTTTAAAATCTTCACTGAGGCTTTCTAAAACGCTTTCGCAATTTTTTATCACAACTCAATGTggtttgtatattttaatattgtgaCTAATTTGAAAAAGATAAGATTTGTAAATTAAAGCAGTTTTCTCCTGGCttttaaatatctgacattTAAAACGTAACATGACCAGAAATCCATCTTTTGCTGTTCAGAATTGCAAGTTCCATAGTTTAGAATAACTTGAATGTTATATGTAGGCAATCGAGCCTATAGCAGGGAGCAAATTAAGATCAGGTTCTCCAACTTGGCAGGTTAACAGTATCCgcttctgttttctgaaaagttttcatgctttatttattttgagccGCCCCTTGCTTTGGATGGCTGACCCCAGCAGCTGCAGTTCTTGCATGAACGGTAAACCGAATGAACCCCTTCTGCTGCCccacagatggatggatggacaccGAGGGAGAGTTTCATAAATCacaaattatgatttaaagcATGTCATTaatgtcaaatatttcattatttctttgtattCTCACATTAGGTGGccataatacataaaaaaaaatcttaattatttTGTGCACTTTATATTTAACTGCAAAGTTTTGTGACTCTCAACTGTGTTTAAAAGAAGGTCTGAGAGCAATCCAGTTGTTTTTAGAACTACCTGAAAACTTTTAATTCAGTGAGAATCACAGGAGGAACAACGTTTGTATTTCACCTTTAACTAACCAGGAAAAACTCACTGCGGTGAAAAATCTCTGTCATAAAAGGCAGCACCACATGCATGGGTTTTGACACAATTTCAACTTAAACCGTAAACAAGCACCCATTTAAAAGGATctacaattatatatatttatttccaagTCCTTCATGTCAACATAAAAGTGTTCAGAAATACCAGCTCCTTGAGGTGTAAGACATTGTCAAGACAATAATGGAGCAGAATACTGAAAAAGTCACTTACCCAGAACAATATAACACTTCAAACAATGAGAAGTTAGACGTTCTGAGAGTGAAGACAGTGACATAACTTTTATTGCTAGCTTAGGAGTTTTGTTCAATTCAGTaacttttttataaaaaaaaattatgatgtaccagtggtttatttttctggtgttattattatttcctcCTATAAAAATGGTGCAAGCTCTGAAACTGTGTCTAATATACTGcaaaacagaatagaatagaaatattcttTATTGTTCCACAGATGAGAAATTGAGGCgtaacagcagcaaagtgataGGCAATTGAGGCAGgcagacaaagacaaaattagaaaatacataaaaaaaaaaaaaaatcaagactaTGTATTTAAATGTCTCTGTAAGTTTCCCtgattattactattattatttgaaGGGATATTGTAAAGTTTGCAGCATTTTACATGTGTGAAAGTGTAGTTTTGTTGTGCTGTATCTTTGGATGGTGCCACCTCGTTGGCAGTCCGCTCCGGGTTTTCTCACCGTCCCAGCGGCGTCCAACTGTCACCGGCTGTTGCTCCTGGAGGAGAGGCGGGTAAAATGTAAACACTGGTCCTTCACCATGGAGACTTTCTTTAGCTGTTGCTCGATAGACCTCATCCTTTCTTTCTCGGTAAACCGGAAACCTCTACCAACCCAATTCCTACATGTTGGTGTTTCGAGCTGAGTAGTTGGTCATGAAATAAACAGCTTACCAACACGGAACGTTATGTTAGCTAACTTAGCTAGCTGCTACTAGCCGGTGTCAGCTAGCGTTAGCAAACATTAGTGGTGTAGTTTAGTTCTGTTAACACCCTCAGTTACCGCCTATTGTGTCCTCATGCAACTTGATGGAGAACTACGCAGAGTTTGCACAGCTTTGTCTCTCTAGACTGAAGAAAAATGAGGCAGAAGAGGAGGAACACCGCAGACCTTTATCAGCATCCTCCCTCATCCAGTTTTATGGACGACCTATCCTCCCTCCACTGGTACGATGCTAGTTTTAAGACAAGTTGTTCTCTGCTCATCTCGGTAGCAGTCACTGCTTTATGATCTAGGCTTCTTGTAGCCATTTATTAACATGAAAATGCACAAATACCTTTCGGGGGAAACCGCTCATCGTACAATCTGACCAGATGTGAAGTTTACTGCACGGTTAAACATGGTTGAATATTAAAAAGAGCTTGAACGTGCTGTTGCTTCTTAGTTTTATGCTTTGTTTAAGAATACCAGTGTGCTTTGTGTTGAAAACAGCTCTCAGGGACACAGAGAGAAGAGATGAGGCGACACAGAGACGAAGCACAGGAAGGTAGAGCCAGCAAAAAGCTCAAGGATGACTCCAGAATGGCCCATGTGCAAACTATCCTGTACAGCGTTCAGGTAATTATACTGCACAGGGATGCAAAGATAAGGCTATTGCTGGCCAACACCAATTTCTTCTTTGAGGTCTGACCTCTAAgaagaaaagtggaaaacattttgatgataTTTGCCACAATACTTATTGAAGATTATTGTACGGCAACATTATTTAGTTAAGATTTGTAAGGCTGActgctttcagtttgtttttttctgctcactGCATCACCATCCACGGCGATTCTTTAAAGATACTTGGATTATATGAGTTGAGATACCATTTAGATTTCctttgggataaaaaaaaaagtatgttgaGTTTAATTGAATTAGCACTTTTAATGTGCTTCTGGTTCCTTAAAAGAGGTCCAACAGAAAATTGAGTGATTACAAAATTACCCTCAGTTATTAAAACGCATATCTAATCTTGATTTGTTTCATACCAAACTCAAAATGATGTGCATTTAAAGAACATCCAGTTTGTACAGATTGATAAAAGTGAAAGTGTTCAGTTTGGTGCATTTTTGGGGAAACAGAATCAAACCTGTCAGTATTTAACTTGCTGCTCACCGAGGGGAGAAATAACTTCCTgctattttaaagaataaagtttTTGAGGACAGTGGAAGCATGAGCGGAGAGGACAATACTTATAGCTTCACTTTGgtttaaaacattaacattagGAACATGCGGTGATAGTTACCTCTGCTGGACAATGATGCATAGATTTAAGTTGCCCAGGGACTTTGGGAGTTGCTAAAGATTTGCAACAGTAGTTTAATAAAGGTAAAACACCCCAGCAGTCTTTTAAATCAGGTCTCCTATGGGGAAgataaatcaagaaaattacCAGGAACACCACAGAGGATTCCTCCTAGGTATCCGAGAAAGATGAATTAACAAGTGCTTCCAGTTGGATAAATGCAGTTTAAACTGGTTTAATTTTACTCCCCAAAATCTTTggttcttttctcattttttctctctccaaaagtaatttttacactggccaaaaaatatttttaatttaatgcgAAAGCATAAATAGCTTCTAAATCCTCTGTTATCATAACACTTTAGTGTGAGGGTGAGGATAGCTGTGTTCTTCAGACTGCTGTGGAGGAATTTGTTAAAATGGTATCTACATTTATTCTTTCTCTTTATATATTTTGAAGAATTGTCTCCACATACTAGTGTCTGTTTCCTTAAGTTTGTGAATTTGCTTTGAAACCCAGATCATGTTGGAAAGAAACCCCTGTTTGAAgatattttgtttcaacagtTTTTATATAATAGAGgtctaaacaaaataaaaaacgtaTAAAGATTCAGTTTAATGAGGAAATCACTGAGAAATTAGCTGAAGATTTGAATTAGAGGAATTTTAGCTTGACCAACCGGTTATAAACTACAAAATCTGATCACTTTCTGGTCACTAAATACTCTGAGTGCTAATGGGTTGCGCTAATAGCAACACTCGTCAGTGTTGAAGTCGTTACTGAAGGAAGAAGCTAAGCTTTTTTAGTTTCAGTGAGATGTTTTTAACAATAAAGGCAGAGAAGTCTAAAggtttaagaaaacatttaaaatgcagctGTATTCatttaggaaacattttcactggTCATTCATGCAGTTGCAAAAGGTgagactttcagcagataacaggaaggctgaactTATTTCTGCAAAGTTCCTCCATTTTCTGCTCTTTATCTTTTAAACACTGCCATGGAACATTCTGGTTTTGTAATGGGAGTGTTTTGGATACTGCTAAGTATTGAGAGTCTACATTCTCCATGAAATACACACAGAGACAGCTGTTTACAGTGGTTGTTGCTAACTGTGCTAATTACcaataaaatatgctaaaaacaatttgaaatgtcaacattttatctTTGTCTTAAATCAGCCAAACCctggagaaaagcaaaaacacgtATTTTGAACGCTGTTAATCTTAAAGAGAAATCAGCTTTGGTTACAAAACTGGTGTTTGACACCATTACAACAACTAAACTCTGATTAGAGCATCTGTCATTTTGTTGCCTTTTATGACATTGTTAAAAGAACTTTTCCTTCGGTCTaattactgtattttgtttgtcttgtctGTGCAGCTGAGAAAGACACCAACACTGCAGGATTTACTCCAAGAAACGGAGACTAAATTTGAGTTTCCACACTTGCATAACAACAGCAGGTTCTCCATGTCCTGCAGTGATGTTTCCGTTGGAACCAGGGAAAGTCTTTCACCAGGACCTGCCGGGAAATTAAAGAATGGCATCGCCCAACCTCCAAAGATTTCCACAGCATACAGTGCCTTTCTTCCTTCAAGTATGCCGCCTCAGCAAAGTTTCCAGGAAGAATACCTTACTGAGAGACTGGACAGCCAACAAGGATTACAGCCATGTTCCTTTAATACTGCAAGCCACCAGTCACTATCCTCAGGTTATATCACTTGTGAGAATCAAGAAAACGCCACAGCTGATTCTGTCCGGACGATTGACGTCTGGACGACAGAAGAAACGAACAACAATAGCGGCTTTTTCCTTCACAGCACCTCAAATACAATTGCCAAGATGCCTGATATTATCAGCCATCCTCCCATAGATGGAGAGGAGCTAGAGAGGACTGGACTCGAGTCGTTCTTTTGCATAAACATAATGGGACCTAAAGATCTGTGTAGCACCTCATTTCACATCAATTCACAGAGATGTGATCCTTTAAGAGCTGAACAGCCTGAATTCAGTCGTCCACACAGTCGGAACAAAGAGGTTGACATTCCTTTTACAGCCCAACTAAATCCTGCCAGGAATAGCAGCACAGAAACAAATGACGGATCACTTGCttcatcagaaaaaaacagcctGTCAGACAATGCAGATTTACAGCGGTCGCTAAATCTGACAGAAGTCGTCCATGTTCAGAAACCCCCCAGCAACGCGGAGGCAGAACCTGCAGACATTGAGATTGACGTCGCTGACTTAAAGCAACCCAAGGAGTCTCGTCCTCTGAGCCTCCAGGCTTTGCTGAAGAAGTCTCAGGAGTATCGGCGGCGCCAGCGGATGCTGAGGAACCAAgccaaaaacactaaaatgcaCCAGGAGAGAATTCAGGAGAAGCCAAAAGGGCGAGCAGAGGAGCCGAGCCTTTCTGACAAGGAGAACGAGGAGTTACATCACAAGGGCGCTGTTACAGtagagggcaaaaagactaaGGAGGGGAGAGGCACTCTTATCTGGTCGGAGAAACCCTCGCCTCAGAAAccctggaaaacaaacaggattGAGTGCGAAGGCGTAGCAGAAGATGGAAAAGCCATGGAACGCCTCAGCATTGAAGAAGAGACATTCTTAAAAAACAAGCTGAACAGTTCTCAAGAGGTCATAGCGACACCTAAACAGGTCAGTGTTTtgattcagcagcagcagtcttTGATGAAAACCTCCCTTATCCAAGGAGCGTTTTATGAGCCACTTTGTCTGCCGTCTTTTCATGGCGGAGTCGAGAAGTACCGTTCTGTTCCAATCCCAAGCTTCTGTCTGAGTCCCGTTccctgcaaaaataaaacagacgaTGCTGCAGGAACACCAGAACCCAAATCAGATTCCAGTTCTGACTTTAACGAGGTCAGAGTTAAGGACTTAAACCTCGATTGCCAACAGAGCCCAACGGAGGTTCCTTCTGGGAATGTCATCGTTGGAGACGATGCCACAAGCGTGTTCGCCAAAGGTTCGCTGCACATCGATCAGCTCGAGTCCAACCTGTGCAGTCTGAAGGTACTGATCTCAGATCTGGAGTCCACAGTCAAAGAGAACTTGGACGATCGCCGGGAACCTGACTGCAGCGTGCAAAGTGATGAGAACCTTGAGAGCAGCAAGGACTATGAGCAAATCGAAAACGCTGGTCCGGATGATTCCTCCTGCTGTTTGGAGGACACACAGgatgctactgctgctgctgctgctgctgctgctgctgctgctgatgatgatgatgatgatgatgatgatgatgatgatgatgatgatgatgatgatgatgacaatgAAGTAGATGACTTATGGCAAAGACAATCATTCATTCAGTTTAAGAACATGGATAAAGATGTGGGACCTAATCCAAAGTCAAGTCTCAGGGATGTTTCCCTACAGAACGGCTCTGAGATTATTAAACTAGGCCAGCATAGTCAGGTCCGAGcctcaataaaagaaaacagaaatgagatGAGTCCAGAAGGAGGAGGCAATGGTAATACACAGCGTGGTGTTTCCAAAACGGAACAACTCCTTTCTAAAAATACAATGTCCGTAGCACAGCAGATGCGAATACCCAGTATTTTCCGAAATGTTGCCTGCAAATACGTCTCTGCGGCTCACCTTTCACATCTTAAGGAAAGAGTGGGGAATATAGCTGCTGGCTCTGAGGGCCCCGC carries:
- the LOC102223136 gene encoding uncharacterized protein LOC102223136, with the translated sequence MENYAEFAQLCLSRLKKNEAEEEEHRRPLSASSLIQFYGRPILPPLLSGTQREEMRRHRDEAQEGRASKKLKDDSRMAHVQTILYSVQLRKTPTLQDLLQETETKFEFPHLHNNSRFSMSCSDVSVGTRESLSPGPAGKLKNGIAQPPKISTAYSAFLPSSMPPQQSFQEEYLTERLDSQQGLQPCSFNTASHQSLSSGYITCENQENATADSVRTIDVWTTEETNNNSGFFLHSTSNTIAKMPDIISHPPIDGEELERTGLESFFCINIMGPKDLCSTSFHINSQRCDPLRAEQPEFSRPHSRNKEVDIPFTAQLNPARNSSTETNDGSLASSEKNSLSDNADLQRSLNLTEVVHVQKPPSNAEAEPADIEIDVADLKQPKESRPLSLQALLKKSQEYRRRQRMLRNQAKNTKMHQERIQEKPKGRAEEPSLSDKENEELHHKGAVTVEGKKTKEGRGTLIWSEKPSPQKPWKTNRIECEGVAEDGKAMERLSIEEETFLKNKLNSSQEVIATPKQVSVLIQQQQSLMKTSLIQGAFYEPLCLPSFHGGVEKYRSVPIPSFCLSPVPCKNKTDDAAGTPEPKSDSSSDFNEVRVKDLNLDCQQSPTEVPSGNVIVGDDATSVFAKGSLHIDQLESNLCSLKVLISDLESTVKENLDDRREPDCSVQSDENLESSKDYEQIENAGPDDSSCCLEDTQDATAAAAAAAAAAADDDDDDDDDDDDDDDDDDDDNEVDDLWQRQSFIQFKNMDKDVGPNPKSSLRDVSLQNGSEIIKLGQHSQVRASIKENRNEMSPEGGGNGNTQRGVSKTEQLLSKNTMSVAQQMRIPSIFRNVACKYVSAAHLSHLKERVGNIAAGSEGPAPSQFLNRSYDVDTPSDLWLQEGSGSDLGSQRSYSQTKGLTPESGVEDQSGVSKVKRRLLMHVTEGTMEMNEGGGRAVDSMVRPNSGTPTAGEYLSEGCSFQKQETLKSKQERLKQIHAAQVRALQEEHRKQQEELLQVLATRYRLLQDVSPCSRLGDALTFSSLPQPLSPLSRRCRPLVAAAVKGFLTRRILRTERIAQLVRTIRDTQQFLQAFQQQSASRVDRCSRQDVLLQERVALQLRAARYEVYDIFFSLSAGEQMQLIRWDRELARERQLRRQNGHAGCARGKSSLSAATQKSLERKRERMIQKKAAECHRGAAAQTGPKSGFSVEKPQETKRGQFKANPQRVPKSVCSSRPR